A genome region from Altererythrobacter aquiaggeris includes the following:
- a CDS encoding serine hydrolase produces MSRTLLPILPLMLLAACGEAGTDAPPPLSKQALAAVSDNAGAPTEQVARQVDDLFANPETIGETRAAIVMHRGQIVAERYGEGYDAETRFVSWSMAKTVTAVMIGMLVADGRLRLDDSPPVPRWQRPGDPRGEITLRQLLQMRSGLRHSEASDPIYDSAEVRMLFLDGRDDMADYAGAQPLEAEPGRQFEYSSNTTVILADIAARALTTSNDPEVRRKTVADYLQTRLFGPLGMDSMVPEFDARGTLVGGSLMHATARDWAKFGEFLRHGGSERGSQMVPRRWIDFMKTPSPRSPFYGAQTWLNRDSGFDRDDEQADRGPDTMFAAIGHMGQYIIVSPDQKLTIVRLGHTDQAKRTALVGELMDVAELYPEM; encoded by the coding sequence ATGTCCAGAACGCTCTTGCCGATCCTGCCGTTGATGTTGCTTGCCGCTTGCGGAGAGGCGGGAACGGATGCGCCGCCGCCGCTGAGCAAGCAGGCGCTCGCCGCCGTATCCGATAATGCCGGTGCCCCGACGGAGCAGGTTGCAAGGCAAGTGGATGACCTGTTTGCCAATCCCGAAACCATCGGCGAAACGCGCGCCGCAATCGTGATGCACCGCGGCCAGATCGTGGCCGAGCGTTACGGCGAGGGATATGATGCCGAAACACGCTTTGTCAGCTGGTCGATGGCCAAAACCGTCACGGCGGTGATGATCGGAATGCTGGTGGCCGACGGGCGGCTGAGGCTGGACGATTCGCCGCCGGTGCCCCGCTGGCAGCGCCCGGGTGACCCGCGCGGTGAAATCACCCTGCGGCAATTATTGCAGATGCGGTCGGGATTACGCCATTCCGAGGCCAGCGATCCGATATACGATTCTGCAGAAGTCAGGATGCTGTTTCTGGACGGCCGAGATGACATGGCGGATTACGCCGGGGCCCAGCCCCTGGAAGCCGAACCTGGCCGCCAATTCGAATATTCATCGAACACAACTGTCATTCTGGCAGATATCGCTGCCCGGGCGCTGACGACAAGTAATGATCCCGAAGTCCGCCGCAAGACGGTGGCCGATTATCTTCAGACAAGGTTGTTCGGACCGCTGGGAATGGACAGCATGGTCCCCGAATTCGACGCCCGCGGAACACTTGTTGGCGGCAGTCTTATGCATGCGACCGCGCGCGACTGGGCCAAATTCGGCGAATTCTTGCGCCATGGCGGGTCGGAACGCGGATCGCAAATGGTGCCGCGCCGATGGATCGATTTCATGAAGACGCCAAGCCCGCGATCGCCGTTTTACGGCGCGCAAACCTGGTTGAACCGCGATTCCGGCTTCGACCGCGATGATGAACAGGCTGACCGTGGTCCGGATACGATGTTCGCGGCCATTGGCCATATGGGCCAGTACATTATCGTCAGCCCGGATCAAAAGCTGACCATCGTGCGGCTGGGGCATACCGATCAGGCCAAACGGACGGCCCTGGTCGGCGAACTGATGGATGTCGCCGAACTTTATCCCG